A genomic window from Vagococcus sp. CY52-2 includes:
- the yycF gene encoding response regulator YycF — MKKILVVDDEKPISDIVKFNLTKEGYEVFTAFDGEEAVEMVDEVNPDLIILDLMLPKKDGLEVCRDVRKKYDTPIIMVTAKDSEIDKVLGLELGADDYVTKPFSNRELVARVKANLRRHGNTTSKTEEAPSNELTIGALTIHPDAYVVSKRGETIELTHREFELLHYLAKHIGQVMTREHLLQTVWGYDYFGDVRTVDVTVRRLREKIEDNASHPNWLITRRGVGYYLRNPEQD; from the coding sequence GTGAAAAAAATACTAGTTGTAGATGATGAGAAGCCTATTTCAGATATAGTAAAATTTAATTTAACAAAAGAAGGATATGAAGTTTTTACCGCTTTTGATGGTGAAGAGGCAGTTGAAATGGTGGATGAAGTAAATCCGGATTTAATTATTTTGGACTTAATGTTACCCAAAAAAGATGGTTTGGAAGTGTGTCGTGATGTGCGTAAAAAGTATGATACACCGATTATTATGGTAACAGCCAAGGATTCCGAAATAGATAAAGTGTTAGGATTGGAACTTGGAGCAGATGATTATGTGACAAAACCATTCTCTAATCGTGAATTAGTGGCGCGTGTGAAAGCTAATTTACGTCGACATGGTAATACAACGTCTAAAACGGAAGAAGCACCAAGTAATGAATTAACAATTGGTGCGTTAACTATTCATCCAGATGCTTATGTGGTATCAAAACGAGGTGAAACCATTGAGTTAACGCATCGTGAATTTGAATTGCTCCATTATCTTGCAAAACATATTGGACAAGTTATGACACGTGAGCATTTACTTCAAACGGTTTGGGGGTATGATTATTTTGGTGATGTGCGTACAGTGGATGTGACGGTACGGCGTTTGAGAGAAAAAATAGAGGATAATGCTAGTCATCCTAATTGGTTAATTACACGACGTGGTGTTGGTTATTATCTTAGAAATCCAGAACAAGATTAG